A stretch of DNA from Salvelinus fontinalis isolate EN_2023a chromosome 17, ASM2944872v1, whole genome shotgun sequence:
GCTTTAGGCAGTGGGATGGTAAGAGTTGGATTCGCTGTAGGAATGAAAACAAACACTACGAGTAATGTACTCTTTCCCTTTAATTGACATCTTCAAAAGTTCCTCTGATACTTTTGTAATAGACAACAATTTACCTGcaattttaaaatacatttttacaaaaattCTGTGAATGCTACGCCAGTTACTAGAGCTTACTGTTGTGTTTTGAAGCACATTGGCTGCTGTGCTGTTTTAGTTCCCTGGTGGTGAAGCGTATTGTTCTGTCTATTCCCTGTTCTCTAGTGATCACATCCCTGGATATGGAGGCCATGGTTAACACTGTGGAGGGGTGGCAAGAGAACCCAGTCAAGTTCGCCCGCTCCCACGGCGTCTGCGTCACACCTGAAGCAGAAGACTCAGACCCTGATAACGGTATCCACATCCTCATCGTGGAAGGGTTTCTGCTCTATAACTACAAGTATGTTGTTTCCTACAACATTTACATTGACATGTTAGCGACAACGTagttagactctctctctcttcccttcaaGGACAATAACGTTCAATCGTATCTTACTATACACTACTATTGACTTTATCAATTCAAGTTAACTAGAGTTTTTCTTGGAACTCGCGGCTTGTTCTTAccactgtttgttttgtttcctgCAGGCCTATTGTTGATGTCTATGACAAAAGTTACTACATTGCCATTCCAAAGGAGGAGTGCAAGAGGAGGAGAAGTACAAGGAACTACACAGTCCCTGACCCCCCTGGTCTGTTTGAAGGCCATGTCTGGCCCATGTACCTGAAACACAGGAAAGAGATGGAAGACAACTACCATGGTATAGGTATGTACTGGACACTACTGCAGAGTTCATATCATGTTTATTAGGatcaattattataatatatGTGTGTATTTAACTTTTCCACTATTTTTACTATGGTTTATAAAGACTAAATTTGAGGCATTTTGCCCCTCAGAGTACCTTGATGGCTTGAAACCTAAAGAGGAGATCTACAGCCAAGTGTATGAAAACATACAAAACACCCTGCTCAACAACTTATAggtaaataaatacatatattgGATCACTTACGTGTACACATATAAATCGGCATTAATGTATTGCATGCTAATAATTGTTATATCTCTCTCTTCCACAGCAGGGAGTCCGAAGACTTGTGTATAAACTTGTAAATAATAATATTGTGGGAAGTGCAACATCAGTACCATACTACTGCCTGAAATTAATATTGATATGTAAATAGTTTAAGGCCTAACTTATTTTTTAAAAACTGAACGGCAGAAGCATTGTATTTTGTATAATCAAATGTAACCTTTTCTAAGATGATTTACCAACTGGACTGCCCAGTGTTGAAACATATGAATAACAGGTCTATGTGCTTCCTGTGTTTTCATGGTTAACAAAATATCATCCCACACTGAGAGGAAAGATTGTGTCTACAACATAAAGAGACCTATGAATCCATCTACTGTGTTCTGTGGTTATTCTCAATCCAATGAACTTTCAATTTACAGCTTTCTAAACGGGGAAATGTGGCAACACAAGACTAGCATCCAGTAAACGCAGCTATATTACAGTGAGAGCATTTAGAAAACTATTATATTATACATACAGAAACATATACAGCTGTGACATCTTCATCCATATCATTGTGTACACTGAAGACAGATTCAAGatcaacacaaatgcttagtCTCTGTTTTTTGTGGGGGTTTTTACATCATTTTACATCAGCTGCTCTGATACCACCCTGAACTGTCGAAGCTTTAACATTCAGGAAAGGGAAAGAAACCAGAACAGAATTTATTCCTGATGAATTTTGAACATTGAACCAAAAACTCTccacaaacaacaaaaacaacaacaaaactagCCCTACTGTGATGCAGTAGTAACTACTTGATACTGACACTGTGCCTACCTACGTAAACGGCCATGTACATGCAGAGATATCTGGGACATATTCAGTAGTGGAAAAGGCTTCTCAGTGATGATGCGAGGTTTCCCATTCCGTGGGAATAGTTAACAGCTCTTTTGAAGTTGAGTTGAAGCCACTGTAAATTGTTCCCTCCCAAGACATTTTTAAAAGGTTATTCTTTCGCACAACGCATATTTAATTGTGTTTAGCATTTAACAACAGTGCTCCATCCCATTAATGAGGGGAGTCAGTCAAAACAAACCATTGGTTATATTTGTATTTAATCATTCGAAGCCCATCACATCTGCCATCTGCAGTTTATTTCCTCATAAATGACCTTGCATGTAGCAACACACCAAACACCCATGTCGGGGGTTCTGTTAGCTCATTTGGTTGCAGTTCTTGTACCCGGGGTTCCGGGTTTGATTCCTACTGAATATGTGTTCAGTGCAAGTCGCTTGGGATAAAAGCATCAGATAAATTATTGTCTGATGGACATCGGCTGGTCAATGATATCTAATCTATTTACAATAGGACCTCAACTACCAAGAAAGTGGGCTTATGTTGTTATCCATGATACTGGTAATGACAGTGTAATTTCATCCTTATAGCTTGTCAACCATGACCTGGGATTTCAATAACTACAATacggtgtgaacagccaaccCAGCAGTCTTCCAGCGGGGGCGGGGTGGTGACCAGCTGGGGCGGGGTGGTGACCAGCTGGGGCGGGGTGGTGACCAGCTGGGGCGGGGTGGTGACCAGCTGGGGCGGGGTGGTGACCAGCTGGGGCGGGGTGGTGACCAGCGGGGGCGGGGTGGTGACCAGCGGGGGCGGGGTGGTGACCAGCGGGGGCGGGGTGGTGACCAGCTGGGGCGGGGTGGTGACCAGCTGGGGCGGGGTGGTGACCAGCTGGGGCGGGGTGGTGACCAGCGGGGGCGGGGTGGTGACCAGCGGGGGCGGGGTGGTGACCAGCTGGGGCGTGGGTGGTGACCAGCTGGGGTGGGGTGGTGACCAGCTGGGGCGGGGTGGTGACCAGCTGGGGCGGGGTGGTGACCAGCGGGGGCGGGGTGGTGACCAGCGGGTGGGGGTGGTGACCAGCTGGGGCGGGGTGGTGACCAGCTGGGGCGGGGTGGTGACCAGCGGGTGCGGGGAGCTGGGCCTTTTGTCTTGTGACGCATAACTGGGAATTTTTTGGGTGCCTGGCGAGGACAAGCTGAGGGTTGCTGGTGGCAgcttgctggtgtgtgtgtgtgtgtgtgtgtgtgtgtgtgtgtgtgtgtgtgtgtgtgtgtgtgtgtgtgtgtgtgtgtgtgtgtgtgtgtgtgtgtgtgtgtgtgtgtgtgtgtgtgtgtgtgtgtgtgtgtgtgtgtgtgtgtgtgtgtgtgtgtgtgtgtgtgttatatttaGGCCAGATGCTTTGGGTGTCAGGGGAGTATTATTAGGCCTTGTACAGAGAGATTCCGGGGGGAGTGGTTATGATCTCTACGTGCCCTCCTGCCAGTTTCACGGCCCTATCTCCTGCACCAGCCAATCAGGCTCTCCAGGCGGACGGAGgcggaggcaacaggggaaaggtGAGAACCAGAGAGGCATGCGATCCATGTGCTCCCACGTCACACGGCGGCTCCATGGTAACCGGAACATAACCAAAGAGTAAAGCCATATTTGGGTTGGAAGGAGGGGAGCCGGCCTGTAAGGCTGTCACACGCTTTCCCCCCCAAGTGAGTCAGTCCCCTACgaccctactaccctactacccaaCTATcctactagactaccacccaactacccaactaccctGCTACCCTAATACCAAACTACCCAACTACCCATATACCCAGCTACCCTGCTACCCTACTACCAAGCTACCCAGCTACCCTGctaccctactaccctactacccaaCTACCCTGCTACCCAACTACCCATCTACCCAGCTACCCTGCTACACAGCTACCCTGCTACCCAACTACCCAGCTATCCTGATACCCTACTACCCAACTACCCTGCTACCCAACTACCCATCTACCCAGCTACCCAGCTACCCTACTACCCAGCTACCCTCCTACCCAACTACCCTACTACCAAGCTACCCAGCTACCCTACTACCAATCTACCCAGCTACCCTGCTACCCTACTACCCATCTACCCAGCTACCCTTCTTCCCTGCTACCCAGCTACCCAGCTACCCAACCTCCCAGCTACCCTCCTACCCAACTACCCTACTACCCAACTACCCAACTGccctactaccccactaccctacgaccctactaccccactaccctaCTACCCAACTACCAACTCCAAAGACATGTGAGCATTTTTGATGGTGCTACTGCTGTTTTGTGTCTAGGCTGGGTTACTTTAAAGCaatttgtgacaactgctgatgtaaaaagggctttataaatacatatgAACTTTGATTGAATTGAAATACATGGAATACTTTTGACAAGCATAACATGATGAACCCAAATGTCATTCACCAGACACTCCCTCCTATGCACAGTCGCCTGGGGACAAAGTTAGATATCCCAAAATTGTGGCAACATTTTGTGACCTTAGGCCAGTGGTCTCCAATCGCTAGCAACCAGTAGCTCGCAGGCCAACT
This window harbors:
- the LOC129813575 gene encoding nicotinamide riboside kinase 2-like isoform X1, whose product is MKFIIGIGGVTNGGKTTLTNTLIQALPNCCVIHQDDFFKKPDQIEVGEDGFRQWDVITSLDMEAMVNTVEGWQENPVKFARSHGVCVTPEAEDSDPDNGIHILIVEGFLLYNYKPIVDVYDKSYYIAIPKEECKRRRSTRNYTVPDPPGLFEGHVWPMYLKHRKEMEDNYHGIEYLDGLKPKEEIYSQVYENIQNTLLNNL
- the LOC129813575 gene encoding nicotinamide riboside kinase 2-like isoform X2, which encodes MEAMVNTVEGWQENPVKFARSHGVCVTPEAEDSDPDNGIHILIVEGFLLYNYKPIVDVYDKSYYIAIPKEECKRRRSTRNYTVPDPPGLFEGHVWPMYLKHRKEMEDNYHGIEYLDGLKPKEEIYSQVYENIQNTLLNNL